The following DNA comes from Magnetococcales bacterium.
CATTTCGCTTCAATGTGAATATTCTTTCATCAATGGGGATGGCACAAACCACACCATGCTGTTAGAGTGAAACCGGTTGATCAAATTGGACGTGCATGTGGTTTCGTCGGCGAAATTCATGTTTCCTCTGCATGAACCCTGTTTTGCAGACAAGTGAGTCATGGCTTGGTTTCTTGCATGAAATACTTCAAAAAGTTGTTTTGTGAATCAACGATGCCAATCTGACCGTGATGTTTTTCTTTGAGGGATGAGCCTGGCCGGAAGAGTGGAAGCGGAGTTTGTTCATGAAAACATCTGTGACAAAGTTTCTTGACGATTTAAAGGTTGATTATACTGTAAAACCTCATCAAAAAGAGGCCTTTACCTCCGAAGATGCGGCTCATGAACGAGGCATCAGGCTTTCCCAGATTGTCAAATGCATGGTGGGGCATGATGAGCATGGAAATTTATATGTCATGCTCATACCTGGTGACAGGATTTTGAAATTAAAGAAAGTCCGGGAGGTTGCCGGTGGGGTCAGGATTCATCTGGTTCCACCGGATGAGTTGGTGAAAACGTTCGGAGTGACCATTGGTGCAATCTCGCCAGTGCAATTTTATCAAAAATCAAAAATTTTCATGGATCACACCATTTTTGAAGAAGATGACGTTGACATCAGTTCCGGTGATCTTTGTGCCGGAATCGAGCTGAAGGCTGACAAATTATGTGAAATTCTCAGTGCAAAGAGGTGTGACATTGTTTCGACAAGTCACGGATCGAAGGTTCGCTTGCAGCAAAGGCAGATGTTAAGGGAAGGTTATTTGTTTGTGTCCGGCATCAAAGGATCCTTTTGAAATAATCGATGGTGGGTTTCAATCCCTCTGCCAGGGGAATCCGGGCTTCCCAGCCGAGCGTTTCCCTGGCCAGGGTGATGTCGGGTTTGCGTTGGCGTGGATCGTCGGTCGGGAGTGGCTTGAACTCCAGTTTGGATTTGGAACCGGTCAGGTGCAGCACCTGTTCGGCCAACTCCTGAATGGTGAACTCTCCGGGGTTGCCCAGGTTGATCGGACCGGTCACTGCGGGTGGAGAGGACATCAGGCGCAGAAAACCATCGATCAGGTCGTCCACATAGCAGAAAGAACGGGTCTGGCGACCGTCCCCATAAATGGTAATCGGCTTGTTTTGCAGGGCCTGAACGATAAAGTTGGAGACCACCCGTCCGTCATTGGGGTGCATGCGGGGACCATAGGTATTGAAAATGCGGGCGACCTTGATCTCCAGACCATGCTGCCGATGATAATCGAAAAACAGGGTTTCGGCGCAACGTTTGCCTTCGTCATAGCAGGCCCGCAGACCGATGGGATTGACATTGCCCCAATAGGTTTCCCGTTGCGGATGCATGGCCGGATCGCCGTACACTTCGCTCGTGGATGCCTGAAAAATCCGTGCCCGAACCCGCTTGGCCAACCCCAACATGTTGATGGCACCATGCACGCTCGTCTTGGTGGTCTGGACCGGATCATGCTGGTAATGGACTGGAGATGCCGGACAGGCCAGATTGAAAATTTCGTCCACCTCCAGATAAATGGGAAAGGTGACATCGTGGCGGATGAATTCAAAATGCGGGTTGTCCATCAGGTGCAGAATATTGTCCCGACTGCCCGTGAAAAGGTTGTCCAGGCAGAGGACATCGTGGCCCTGCTCCAACAGTTTTTCACAGAGATGGGAACCCAGAAATCCGGCACCACCGGTGACAAGAATTTGTTTGCGTTGACTGCTCTTCATGGTCCCATTCATCCTGGTGGATCTGGAGTCGGCCTTGTTGCCGATCCGGTTGGAATATGACATGCAACCCTGGTCGGCCTTGCCGATCCGGTTGGAATATGACATGCAATCCTGGTCGGCCTTGCCGATCCGGTTGGAATATGACATGCAATCCTGACCCATGAGGGTACGGCAGGTCAATCCAGACAGCAAGCATCCTTCTGAAATCATGAAATTCAGGCGGCGGCATGCAGGATCTCCCTGGACCGAAAAGGCAAAGTGGTCCTATATATGTTGGCCGGGAGTTTCGGTTTGCTGAACATGGACCGCATGGTGACCTTGCATCAACCATATCGTTACCTTTTTTGTTCCGCATGGAGAGGCCCTGTTGATCAATCAAGCCAAAATATGTGTCCTGGGTTTGGGATATGTCGGTTTGCCGCTTGCCATCGAGTTTGGCAAGATTTATCCCACGGTGGGTTTTGAATTGCGGGCGGAACGGGTGGCCGAGCTGCGGGCAGGACGTGACAGCACCCTGGAAGTGGATCCATCCGAACTGGGAGCCGCCGTTCACCTGACCTACACCACCGGTATTGAAAAAATCCGGGATTGCACCATCTACATCGTTGCCGTCCCCACCCCCATTGATCGCCAGAAACGTCCGGATTTATCGCCTTTGCTGAGTGCCAGCCGGCTTGTTGGTCAGGTCCTGGGGAAGGACGACCTGGTCATCTACGAATCCACCGTCTATCCGGGGGCCACCGAGGAGGATTGTGTCCCGGTGCTGGAACAGGAATCGGGTTTGCGGTTCAACCGGGATTTTTTTGTGGGCTACAGTCCGGAGCGCATCAATCCCGGCGACAAGGCGCACCGTCTCACGACGATTGTCAAGATCACGTCCGGTTCGACGCCGGCTGCCGCCGAGCAGGTGGATGCCCTGTATCGGAGCATCGTCAAGGCCGGCACCCATCGGGCCAGCAGCATTCGTGTCGCCGAAGCCGCCAAGGTGATCGAAAATACCCAGCGGGATGTCAATATTGCCCTGATCAACGAATTGGCCATGATTTTCAACCGCCTCGGCATCAACACCCAGGAGGTGTTGGAAGCCGCCGGTTCCAAGTGGAATTTTCTTCCTTTTCGTCCAGGCCTGGTGGGGGGGCACTGTATCGGGGTCGATCCCTATTATCTGACCCACAAAGCCCAGGAGATTGGCTACCATCCCGAAATGATTCTGGCCGGACGGCGCATCAATGACAACATGGGCCTCTACATCGCGGCCCAGGTCGTCAAGCTCATGACCATCCGGCACATGACGGTTCCCGATGCCCGCATCCTGGTCATGGGGTTGACCTTCAAGGAAAATTGCCCGGATTTGCGCAATACCAAGGTCGTGAGCATCATCGAGGAGTTTCGCAGTTATGGTGCCGTGGTCGATGTGTATGATCCCTGGGCCGATGCGGCGGGAGCCTACGAAGAGTATGGCATTCAACTCACCACCAACCCCGGATCCGGGGCCTACGATGCCGTGGTGATTGCCGTCGGACACCAGCAATTCCGGGAGATGGGGGTGGCAGGCATCCGTGCCTTCGCCAAACGCCAATCCGTGGTCTATGATCTGAAATATGTCTTGCCGGCCAGTGCCGTGGACGGTCGTTTGTAACCCTTTTCCGGTTCCAGGAGAGAGTCACCCATGAAAATCCTCGTGACCGGCGCTGCCGGTTTTATCGGTTTCCATCTGGCCAAGGTGTTGCTTGGTCGTGGTGACACGGTGGTGGGGCTGGACAACCTGAACGATTATTACGATGTCGGCATCAAGGAGAAACGGCTGGCCATACTGGGGAAACAGGCCGGATTTCGCTTTGTACGTCTGGACCTGGCCGACCGTCAGGGCATGGCCGACCTGTTTCGGCAGGAGCGGTTCAACCGGGTGGTCAATCTGGCCGCCCAGGCGGGTGTCCGCTACTCCCTGACCAATCCCCATGCCTATGTGGATGCCAATCTGGTGGGATTCGTCAATATTCTGGAGGGGTGCCGCCACAACCAGGTCGAGCATCTGGTCTTTGCCTCGTCAAGCTCGGTGTATGGCTTGAACACGGCCATGCCGTTTTCGGTTCACCAGAATGTCGATCATCCGATCTCCCTCTATGCCGCCAGCAAAAAAGCCAATGAATTGATGGCCCATACCTATGCCCATCTCTATCGGCTGCCGGCTACGGGATTGCGGTTTTTCACGGTTTATGGTCCCTGGGGTCGCCCGGACATGGCCCTGTTTCTCTTTACCAAGGCCATCCTGGAAAACCGTCCCATCCAGGTATTCAACCATGGCCGGATGCGCCGGGATTTCACCTATATCGACGACATTGTGGAAGGGGTGGTGCGGGTGTTGGATCGCATTCCCACGCCCAACCCGGATTGGAACCCGCTCACCCCTGATCCGGGAAGCGGCACCGCCCCCTACCGGTTGTACAATATTGGCAACAATCAACCCGTGGAATTGATGGCATTCATTGAAACCATCGAAAAAGTATTGGGCAGGACTGCCCAGAAGGAACTCCTGCCCCTCCAGGCCGGCGATGTTTCGGCTACCTATGCCGATGTGGATGATCTGGTACGGGATGTTGGTTTCAAACCCCAGACCCCCATCGAAGTCGGTATTCGCAATTTTATCGGGTGGTATCGGGAATATTATGGGGTTTGAAATTCATCTGAATTTCAAATTACTTTTCAGTGGCCATATGAATTTTCAGATAAAATTCAGTGGCCATATAAATTCTCGGATAAAAAAATCGGGAAGAAAGATTTTGTTGGGGCTCTGCCCCAAACCCCGCCAGGAGGAAGGGCACAGCCCTTCCTCCTGGACCTCCATCCCAGTTTTTCATACGTTTTTTTTACAGCCGGCTTTCGATCCAGGCGGGAACGGCAGCCAAGGTTTCGTTCAATTGTTCGGGTCGGGTCCCACCTCCCTGGGCCATGTCGGGTCGCCCACCCCCCTTGCCACCCACCTTTTCCGAGACAAAACGCATCAAGTCACCGGCCTTGATCCTGCCGGTCAAATCCGGGGTGACACCGGCCAAAAGGGAAACCTTGTCGTCGGCGGCGACGCCCAACAGAATGACGGCGGAGCCGAGTTTGTCCTTGAGACGGTCGCTGAGATCACGCAAACCCTTGGGATCCATCCCCTCCACACGGGCCACCAGAAGCGGAATCCCGGCCACGGAGCGAACCTGACCGAGCAGATCATCCACCACATTGCCGGACATGACGGATTTGGCCTTGTCGAGGGCGCGCTCCAGCTCCTTTTGTCGGGCCAGGAGTTTTTCCACCCCATCGACCACTTGCGCCACGCCGACTTTCAACAGGCGGGCCACCTTTTTCAACTCTTCACCATCCTGGACAAAGCTGCGGCGGGCCACCGGACCACATACCGCCTCGATGCGGCGCACACCGGCAGCCACGGCACTTTCGGCCAGGATGCGAAAGACGCCAATCTCCCCGGAATGGCCGACATGGGTGCCGCCACACAATTCCAGGGATTCACCGATCCGGACCACTCGGACCGATTCACCATATTTTTCACCAAACAGGGCCATGGCTCCGATGGCCACAGCCTCTTCCGGGGTCATGACGGTGGTGTGCTGGGGATCGTTGGCCCAGATGGCGGCATTGACCATCACTTCCACCCGGTCAATCTCTTCCGGGGTCATGGCCTGAAAATGGGAAAAGTCCAGACGCAGACGCTCGGGCGACACCATGGACCCGGCCTGTTTGACATGCGAACCCAGAACCTGCCGCAAGGCATGGTGCATCAGGTGGGTAGCGGAGTGGTGCAGACGGATGGCACTCCGCCGCTTGGCGTTCACTTCCAGAGTTAGATCGTCGCCGACGCGCAAAGTTCCATTGAGCAGGCGTCCGGT
Coding sequences within:
- a CDS encoding NAD-dependent epimerase, with product MKILVTGAAGFIGFHLAKVLLGRGDTVVGLDNLNDYYDVGIKEKRLAILGKQAGFRFVRLDLADRQGMADLFRQERFNRVVNLAAQAGVRYSLTNPHAYVDANLVGFVNILEGCRHNQVEHLVFASSSSVYGLNTAMPFSVHQNVDHPISLYAASKKANELMAHTYAHLYRLPATGLRFFTVYGPWGRPDMALFLFTKAILENRPIQVFNHGRMRRDFTYIDDIVEGVVRVLDRIPTPNPDWNPLTPDPGSGTAPYRLYNIGNNQPVELMAFIETIEKVLGRTAQKELLPLQAGDVSATYADVDDLVRDVGFKPQTPIEVGIRNFIGWYREYYGV
- a CDS encoding YbaK/EbsC family protein gives rise to the protein MKTSVTKFLDDLKVDYTVKPHQKEAFTSEDAAHERGIRLSQIVKCMVGHDEHGNLYVMLIPGDRILKLKKVREVAGGVRIHLVPPDELVKTFGVTIGAISPVQFYQKSKIFMDHTIFEEDDVDISSGDLCAGIELKADKLCEILSAKRCDIVSTSHGSKVRLQQRQMLREGYLFVSGIKGSF
- the tviB gene encoding Vi polysaccharide biosynthesis UDP-N-acetylglucosamine C-6 dehydrogenase TviB, whose amino-acid sequence is MINQAKICVLGLGYVGLPLAIEFGKIYPTVGFELRAERVAELRAGRDSTLEVDPSELGAAVHLTYTTGIEKIRDCTIYIVAVPTPIDRQKRPDLSPLLSASRLVGQVLGKDDLVIYESTVYPGATEEDCVPVLEQESGLRFNRDFFVGYSPERINPGDKAHRLTTIVKITSGSTPAAAEQVDALYRSIVKAGTHRASSIRVAEAAKVIENTQRDVNIALINELAMIFNRLGINTQEVLEAAGSKWNFLPFRPGLVGGHCIGVDPYYLTHKAQEIGYHPEMILAGRRINDNMGLYIAAQVVKLMTIRHMTVPDARILVMGLTFKENCPDLRNTKVVSIIEEFRSYGAVVDVYDPWADAAGAYEEYGIQLTTNPGSGAYDAVVIAVGHQQFREMGVAGIRAFAKRQSVVYDLKYVLPASAVDGRL
- a CDS encoding SDR family oxidoreductase, which gives rise to MKSSQRKQILVTGGAGFLGSHLCEKLLEQGHDVLCLDNLFTGSRDNILHLMDNPHFEFIRHDVTFPIYLEVDEIFNLACPASPVHYQHDPVQTTKTSVHGAINMLGLAKRVRARIFQASTSEVYGDPAMHPQRETYWGNVNPIGLRACYDEGKRCAETLFFDYHRQHGLEIKVARIFNTYGPRMHPNDGRVVSNFIVQALQNKPITIYGDGRQTRSFCYVDDLIDGFLRLMSSPPAVTGPINLGNPGEFTIQELAEQVLHLTGSKSKLEFKPLPTDDPRQRKPDITLARETLGWEARIPLAEGLKPTIDYFKRIL